The genomic segment GCCTGGTCGGGCATCGGGGAAGCGGAAGAGCAGAGAGAGCGAATCAGGAGGCGTTTCGACCACACCGCCGCGGAGTGGATCACTCCCGGACAGGGCATCGAGGCACTCGATCGGCTGATCAGACAGGATGTGACCGCGCCAATGGTCACCGCGACCGACTGGTCCATCGTCGCGAGGAGTTCGGGACACCGCCCCCGTTCTTCGAAGAGCTAATGGCTACGAGGAAGATTCGGCGACGACAGACCGACGAGCCGGCCGCCTCCAGCGGCCTGATGGCACAGCTACGGGAGGCTCCGTCAGAAGAGAAACGAAATCTGCTGGAGGCCTTCATCCAACAGGAGCTGCAGTCCGTGCTCCACCTCCCGTCGCCGCCGTCGGCGACGGTCGGCTTCTTCGACCTGGGCATGGACTCGCTGATGGCGGTGGAGTTGCGTAACCGGCTGAACCGCGGCTTCGCAGACGAATTCACAACATCCAACACGATCGTCTTCGACTACCCCAACACCACGGAACTCGCCGGCCACCTGGCCAGCGAGTTCGAGGCCCTCACCGGAGCGCCGTCCCGCGCGCCTGAGAAACCCGTCGCACGACCCCGTCCGACGACCGAGACGGAGCAGCAGGGTATCGCCATCGTCGGCATGGCCTGCCGATTCCCGGGCGCCCCGGACGTGTCGACCTACTGGGATCAGCTCCTGGCGGGCGCCGATCTGGTCACGGAGGGTCGCACCGGGGTCGACTACTGGCTCGACCGCGTCGGCGATCCCGCCGCTGAACACCCGGCCTATCGCTGGGGCGGCTATGTCAACGGCCTCGAGCTGTTCGACGCCCGGTTCTTCGGCATCCGGCCAATCGCCGCGGAGACCATGGACCCCCAGCAACGAATGCTGCTGGAGACGAGCTGGCAGGCCCTGGAGGATGCCGGGATCGATCCCGAAGATCTCAGGGGAAGCCGCACGGGCGTTTTTGCCGGGCTGAACGCGAGCGAGTACCGGGATCTGATGATCGCAAGCGGTTCGGACGGCGGGTCCGTCGGCACGATGTCCAGTACAACCGTGGGACGAGTCGCCTTCACGCTCGGACTCATGGGCCCCGCCATGCCCTTCGTGCTGCAGTGCGCCGCGTCGCTCGCAGCCGTCCACGCCGCGGCCACGGCGCTGGAGCGTGGCGAGGTGGATCTGGCGTTGGCCGGGGGAGTCAACGCGATCTTCTCCCCCAACTTCAGCAGGCTCCTGCTCGAGCACGGCCTCCTGGCGTCGAGTGGACGCTGCGCGACGTTCGACGCTTCGGCGCAGGGCTACGTTCGCGGCGAGGGATGCGGCGTCGTCCTCCTCAAGAGGCTGAGCGAAGCGGAAGCCGCCGGCGACCGAATCTGGGCCGTCATCAGGGGATCGGCGGTGAACCACAGCGGCACCGCCGCCGGAATGACGATGCCGAGCGGCCCCGCGCAGGAACAGGTCATGGAGGAGGCGCTGTCCCGCGCCGGCATAGACCCCGCGGATATCGACTACCTGGAGGCCCACGGCGCCGGATCGGAGATCGGCGATTCCATCGAACTGCAGGCGGCCGCCACGATCTACGGCCGCGAGCGGGACGCCGATCGCCCACTGCTGGTCGGGACCGCGAAGACGAACATGGGTCACCTCGAATCGGCCGCGGGCATCGCGGGACTCATCAAGGTCGTTCTCGCCATGCGTGGTGGAGTCATTCCGAAGCACTTGCACTTCGAGACGCCGAACCCGGGGATGGACTGGGACCGGCTACCCGTGCGGGTGACGTCCGAACGAACGCAGTGGCCGCCGGCCAACGGGCGGCCGGCCCGCGCCGGAGTCAGCGCGTTCGGGTTCTCCGGGACGAACGTGCACGTCGTCGTGGAGGGTTACTCTGCGCCCGGCGGCGGTTCCGGGCCCCGTGAAGAACTCGGACCCTGGGGAGCACCGACACCCGTGGCCGTGTCCGCGCCCCGGCCGGGCGCCGAGTCCCCGGGGGGCGGCGAAGAGCGTGACCCGCGCCAGACCCGAATCCTGCCGCTCTCCGCAAAGTCCGAGAGCGCCTTGCGTTCGCTCGCCGGACGCTTTCTTGGCTGGGTCAACGGACACAACGGCGCCCTCGAGCCCGACGACCGCGCGGCGGGTCCGCTCCTGTCCGACATGGCATGGACCGCCGGCACCGGCCGGAGTCACTTCCCATACCGCGCTGCGGTCGTGTTCCGAAACGGGGAATCGCTCGTCGAAAGCCTCCGGGCGCTCTCCGAGGCGAACGGCAGGCCGAAGCCGCTGGAAGCGACGAATGTCGCCTTCGTCTACCCTGGCGGGGACGGCCGGTGGACCGGCATGGGAGCGGCGCTCTACCGGACCGAGCCGGTGGTCCGCGCGGTTCTGGATCGGTGCGACGAAGTGCTTCGGGAGCAACGCGGCGAATCGCTCGTGGAAATCATGTTCGGCCGAGTGGACGCGGGCGATCTCGACGATCCGGCTTGGGCCTATCCGGCCGTCTATGCGCTCGAATGCGGACTGACCGCCCTCTGGTCGAGCATCGGGATCCGACCGAGTGTCGTCGCAGGGTTCGACGCCGGTGAGTTCGCGGCGGGCCGGGCCGCCCGAATCTTCAGCCTGGAGGACGGCCTCCGCCTGACGGCGGCCGCGGGCGAGTCGGCGGCGGCCAGGTCACCTGCGGAGGCCGCGGTGCGGTTCGCCAGAGAGGTGCTCCTGGAACACCCGTCCCTCGCGGTAATCCGCGGCGCCGACGGCCGCCCGTTGGGGACGGACGAGGCGCTCGCCACCTCCTTCTGGCTCCAGCGCGATGGCCCCCCACCCGCACCGCGAGCCTGTGCGCCGACTCTGGCGGACAGAGGAGTCGAAGTGGTGCTGGAAATCGGCCCGGGACAGTCCTTGGCTCCGGCGATCGTCGACGCCTGGCCGGCCTCCGACGCCCAAACCGCCGGGAACGAAGGAAGCCGCAGCACTCCGCTCGTACTGGCGAGCCTGCGGTGGCCGTCCGGCGATGCCGTAGGGAACGACCCCTGCGACGGTTTCCTCAAGGCCACCGCCGCCGCCTACGAGGCTGGGCTGCCGGTCTCCTTCGCCGGCCTATTCGCGGGCGAGGAACGGCGCCGGATCTCGCTGCCCGGCTATCCCTTCGAGCCTGAGCGCCATTGGGTGGAGCCTCCCGGCAGCCCGCTCTGACGAAGAAATAGACGGAGCATCTCGACGCAGTCCGCCGGCTTCTCCAGTTGCAGAAGGTGGGTGGAGTCGACGATGAAATCGTAATCCACGTTCTGGATGTGCTTCAGGTCAAAGCTGGGCAAGTATGCATACGGCAGAGTCGGATCGGCCCCAATCACCTTCGTAGGACAATACAGCATGCTCAGGTCCAACAGTGGGGCAAAGCTCCTCACGTACTCCGAGACTTGCGCTTCGAACTCGCGTGGACAACGGAGCTCGAGACCCTCTCGATCCGCTGCCGCTGTAAGGGTCGTCCTTGCCATGAGTTCCCGCACCCCCGGCAACACCCGGGCATACACCGGGGAGTACCGGAGAAGGTCCGAGAACTCCTCCTCGGACCGGAAGTAGCGCGACCGGCGCCGAGTCAGTGCCGTCGCGCGGTCTGCGGCCTCGTCGAACTCCGCGTCGCTCGCCGCCGGCTTGCAGAAAGGCGGATCGAACAGAACCAGACCTGAGTAGGGGCCGGAGAGCGAGAGCAGGGCCACGATCGTCGAAAGCGAATGAAAGACGCCTACTGTCGGTTTGTCTCCAAAACGCTCGGCGATGGCCTCGGCGAGAACGTCATGGTCGTAGACCATCGTCGGGATGTTGTGATCCCTCCGCTTACCGACGGCATTCCAACCATGGTTTCTGATGTCGTAGACGATCAGATCGAATTCGTCCGCCAGGAGGGACCAGAACGGATAATAGGCGTCGATGGCAAGGCCGTTGCCATGACTCAAGACAAGGCGAAGCGGGGAGTCCGGCCGGCCGTGCCGTCGCACCGCCGTGACCGTCTCCTCGTCGAGCCGCACCTCATCCACGGCAAGCGGTTCGGGTAGTTGCCAGACAGCCAACGCGCTAGCGCTTCCGCTCCCACCTGTGCCTCAAGCCGACGCCCGTCGCCTTGACCCGTGCCTCCATGATCGGATTGCTGGTTGCCGGCAGAGACGACTCAACGCCGGCAATGGTCCGGGGAGGTGCCTGCTGAACCGACCCAAGGATCGAGGCAGGCACCTCCCCGGCGGGGCTCAACCGTTGCTGGAATCGAGAAACGCGGCCAAGTCCCGCAAGTTCTTCCAGTTGGCAACCTCCTCGGGGGGAATCTCAACGCCGAACGCCCCCCCGACCTTCTTCACGAAGTCCACCGCGTCGAGGGACGAGATGTCGGAGGAGAGCAGACCGGCATCGAGATCCAGATCTCTTCCGATGTCGAGGTGCTGGCGAGCGAGTTCTTGAATGCGGGCTTCGGTTGCTGTCATGGCGAGCGTCCTTGGGGTTGGAAAGGTCGCAAACGTAACTTCCGCGCAGCGTAGACAGGGAAGCTTGGCGAACGATACAAACATCGGCGGCCACAATATCGCACACTCGAGTCTTGCGATACCCCCTTTTTTTGGGGGGGCAAACTCGCGTGCCTTTGCTGTCCCGCCAACCGGTAGCTGGTCGTCTCTCGCAGGCCGGCTTCAGCCGAGAATCAGGTCGAAGGCGTCGAGCGGCGTGGCGAGCTTGTCTTTCAGAGCCTCGTCGAGCGCGGAGGGCGTCAGGTCGCGGTCGGAGCGGGCCTCGAAGGCGATGCGGGGGACTTCCAGGACGCGGACTCGCCGCCCGGAGACATGGAAGATCTGGTCGCGGGCGGGGCAGTCGGCCTCCGCGAGCCACGCGGCGACGACGGCGACGTGCTCGGGCCCGAACGGGTCGTATCCGGTCTCGTCCGGCTCGCCCAGCTGATCGGCGCCCGTCATGCCCGCCACCATGCGCGTCCGCGCCGACGGCGAGATCACGTTCGAGCGGACGCCGTACGGGGCTCCCTCGATCGAGAGCACTTTCGAGAGGCCGATGATGCCCATCTTCGCGGCCCCGTAGTTCGCCTGCCCGAAGTTGCCGCACAGCCCGGAGGAAGACGTGGTGTGGATAACGGAGGCGGCGCGGGGGCGGCCGGCCTTGGCCTCCGCGCGCCACCAGGCGAGCGCGTGGCGGCTGGGGGCGGCGTGGCCCTTGAGGTGGACGGCGACGACCGCGTCCCACTCGTCTTCGGACATGTTGAACAGGGCCCGGTCGCGGAGGATGCCGGCGTTGTTCACGAGGATGTCGAGTCCGCCGAACGATTCGACCGCGAGGGCGATGAGGTGGTGGGCGGCGGTCCAGTCGGAGACGTCGTGGCGGCTGGCCACGGCGCGGCCGCCGCCGGCCCGGATCTCGGCGCAGACGGATTCGGCCGGCCCGCCATCGGCGCCGTCGCCGCCGACGCCCGTGCCGAGGTCGTTGACGACGACGCTCGCCCCGCCGGCCGCCAGGGCGAGCGCGTGCGCCCGGCCGATGCCGCGGCCGGCGCCCGTCACAATCGCCACGCGCCCGGCGAGCCGACTCAAGTCCGGGTGCCCTCGCGCGCGGTCCGCCGGGTCAGCCGTCGATCCGCCGGCAGGCGGCCGCGAGGCGGCGGACGCCCTCCGCCATCTCGTCCTCGGAAATGAGGAGCGAGGGCCCGATCCGGATCACGTGCCCGATCAGCCCGCCGCGCCCGATGAGCAGGCGCTCCTCGCGGGCCGCCTCGAGCAGCGCCCCGGCCCGCTCGCCGTCCGGCGCCCTCCCGTCGCGGTCCGCGACCATCTCGATGCCCTGCATCAGCCCCATGCCGCGCACCTCGCCGATCCAGTCGTGCGTGCGCTTCAACTCTTCGAGTCCGGCGCGAAGCTGCGCGCCCCGCTCGGCGGCGCGGGCCGGCACGTTCTCGCTCTTCATCACGCCCAGCGTGGCGCGCATCGCCGCCATGGAGATCGAGTTGCCCCCGTACGTGGAGATCGATGGCCCCTGCCAGGCTTCGGCGATCTCGGGCCGCGTGACGGTCGCCCCGACGGGGAATCCGTTCGCGATCCCCTTGGCCATCACCATGATGTCCGGCTCGACGCCCCAGTGTTCGATCCCGAACCAGCGGTCCGCGGTCCGCCCGAACCCCGCCTGCACCTCGTCGATGATGAAGAGGCCGCCGTAGCTTCGGATCACCTCCGCCGCCCGCCGGAAGTAGTCCGGCGGCGGCACGATGACGCCCGCCACGCCCTGGATCGTCTCGGCGAAGAAGGCGGCCGGCTTCCCGCCGGTCGTCGTCTCGATGACTTCCACGAGGTCGTCGATGAAGAAGTCCGTCGCCTCGGGACCCGCGCCGACCAGCGAGCGGTAGAGGTACGGCGAGCGGGCGTGGACGATCCCGTCGACGCCCCCGCCGGGCAGGCGCCAGGCGCCCTGCGCGGTCATGTGGCTCGTGAGCGTGCTCCGCCCCGAATAGGAGAGCCGCAGCGCGACGATCTCGTGCCGCCCCGTGTAGAGGCGCGCCGTCGCGACCGCCGACTCCACCGCCTCCGTGCCGCTGTTTGTGAAACAGCTCGTCCGGAGGGCGCCCGGCGCGATCTCCGCCAGCGCGCGCGCGGCCTCGATCTGGCCTTCCGTCACGTAAAGGGCCGACGTGTGCCCCAGCCGCTCCATCTGAGCGCGCGCCGCCTCGACGACCGCCGGGTTACAGTGGCCGACCGATGTCGTGAGGATGCCCGCGAACAGGTCCAGGTACTCATCGCCGTCCACGTCGGTGAGCCAGACGCCCTCGCCCCGCGAGAGCGCGAGAGGCTCGCCGTAGTAGGGACGGACCCAGGGATAGAGGTAGTCGCTCTGCGCCGCGGTCAGCTTCCGCGTGCGGGATGTCGCCGCGTGCGCGGGATCGGCGGCGTGCGCCGAGGATGTCTGCGGGGCGGTCTGTACGTTGCTCACGAGTGTCTCCTGATTCCGGGCGTCAGTCCCAGCGGTAGAAGCCGCGTCCGCTCTTCCGGCCGAGGCGGCCCGCCGCCACCATGCGCTCGAGCAGGGCGGGGGGTTCGAACACCGGCGACCCCAGCGCCTCGTGCAGGTAGCGGGCGATGTCCAGCCGGACGTCGAGTCCGACGAGGTCTCCCAGTTTCAGCGGTCCCATCGGGTGCCGGTAGCCGAGCATCATCGCGGTGTCGATGTCCTCGGGGCTCGCCACGCCTTCCTCCACCATGCGGATCGCCTCCAGCCCGAGCGCCAGCCCGAGCCGCGAGGAGGCGAACCCGGGCGAGTCGGCGATGACGATCGGCGTCTTCCCGAGGCGTTCGGCGACCTCGCGCGCCCTCCCCACGGTTTCATCGGACGTCTCCGCCCCGCGCACGATCTCGACGAGCGCCATGATGTGGACGGGGTTGAAGAAGTGCAT from the Candidatus Palauibacter australiensis genome contains:
- a CDS encoding beta-ketoacyl synthase N-terminal-like domain-containing protein, with product MATRKIRRRQTDEPAASSGLMAQLREAPSEEKRNLLEAFIQQELQSVLHLPSPPSATVGFFDLGMDSLMAVELRNRLNRGFADEFTTSNTIVFDYPNTTELAGHLASEFEALTGAPSRAPEKPVARPRPTTETEQQGIAIVGMACRFPGAPDVSTYWDQLLAGADLVTEGRTGVDYWLDRVGDPAAEHPAYRWGGYVNGLELFDARFFGIRPIAAETMDPQQRMLLETSWQALEDAGIDPEDLRGSRTGVFAGLNASEYRDLMIASGSDGGSVGTMSSTTVGRVAFTLGLMGPAMPFVLQCAASLAAVHAAATALERGEVDLALAGGVNAIFSPNFSRLLLEHGLLASSGRCATFDASAQGYVRGEGCGVVLLKRLSEAEAAGDRIWAVIRGSAVNHSGTAAGMTMPSGPAQEQVMEEALSRAGIDPADIDYLEAHGAGSEIGDSIELQAAATIYGRERDADRPLLVGTAKTNMGHLESAAGIAGLIKVVLAMRGGVIPKHLHFETPNPGMDWDRLPVRVTSERTQWPPANGRPARAGVSAFGFSGTNVHVVVEGYSAPGGGSGPREELGPWGAPTPVAVSAPRPGAESPGGGEERDPRQTRILPLSAKSESALRSLAGRFLGWVNGHNGALEPDDRAAGPLLSDMAWTAGTGRSHFPYRAAVVFRNGESLVESLRALSEANGRPKPLEATNVAFVYPGGDGRWTGMGAALYRTEPVVRAVLDRCDEVLREQRGESLVEIMFGRVDAGDLDDPAWAYPAVYALECGLTALWSSIGIRPSVVAGFDAGEFAAGRAARIFSLEDGLRLTAAAGESAAARSPAEAAVRFAREVLLEHPSLAVIRGADGRPLGTDEALATSFWLQRDGPPPAPRACAPTLADRGVEVVLEIGPGQSLAPAIVDAWPASDAQTAGNEGSRSTPLVLASLRWPSGDAVGNDPCDGFLKATAAAYEAGLPVSFAGLFAGEERRRISLPGYPFEPERHWVEPPGSPL
- a CDS encoding alpha/beta hydrolase is translated as MAVWQLPEPLAVDEVRLDEETVTAVRRHGRPDSPLRLVLSHGNGLAIDAYYPFWSLLADEFDLIVYDIRNHGWNAVGKRRDHNIPTMVYDHDVLAEAIAERFGDKPTVGVFHSLSTIVALLSLSGPYSGLVLFDPPFCKPAASDAEFDEAADRATALTRRRSRYFRSEEEFSDLLRYSPVYARVLPGVRELMARTTLTAAADREGLELRCPREFEAQVSEYVRSFAPLLDLSMLYCPTKVIGADPTLPYAYLPSFDLKHIQNVDYDFIVDSTHLLQLEKPADCVEMLRLFLRQSGLPGGSTQWRSGSKG
- a CDS encoding SDR family NAD(P)-dependent oxidoreductase, with product MSRLAGRVAIVTGAGRGIGRAHALALAAGGASVVVNDLGTGVGGDGADGGPAESVCAEIRAGGGRAVASRHDVSDWTAAHHLIALAVESFGGLDILVNNAGILRDRALFNMSEDEWDAVVAVHLKGHAAPSRHALAWWRAEAKAGRPRAASVIHTTSSSGLCGNFGQANYGAAKMGIIGLSKVLSIEGAPYGVRSNVISPSARTRMVAGMTGADQLGEPDETGYDPFGPEHVAVVAAWLAEADCPARDQIFHVSGRRVRVLEVPRIAFEARSDRDLTPSALDEALKDKLATPLDAFDLILG
- a CDS encoding acyl carrier protein; protein product: MTATEARIQELARQHLDIGRDLDLDAGLLSSDISSLDAVDFVKKVGGAFGVEIPPEEVANWKNLRDLAAFLDSSNG
- a CDS encoding 3-hydroxyacyl-CoA dehydrogenase family protein, with the translated sequence MTARPALAVLGAGTMGHGIAQVAAMSGYDTRLFDVMPEALDTARGRIEANLRKGIQRGKVTAEARDRALDGLSYSRYLGEAADGVGIAIEAVPEKLDLKQKVLARCGEAAADDALLATNTSSLSITALAEGLPSPDRVIGMHFFNPVHIMALVEIVRGAETSDETVGRAREVAERLGKTPIVIADSPGFASSRLGLALGLEAIRMVEEGVASPEDIDTAMMLGYRHPMGPLKLGDLVGLDVRLDIARYLHEALGSPVFEPPALLERMVAAGRLGRKSGRGFYRWD
- a CDS encoding aspartate aminotransferase family protein, with the translated sequence MSNVQTAPQTSSAHAADPAHAATSRTRKLTAAQSDYLYPWVRPYYGEPLALSRGEGVWLTDVDGDEYLDLFAGILTTSVGHCNPAVVEAARAQMERLGHTSALYVTEGQIEAARALAEIAPGALRTSCFTNSGTEAVESAVATARLYTGRHEIVALRLSYSGRSTLTSHMTAQGAWRLPGGGVDGIVHARSPYLYRSLVGAGPEATDFFIDDLVEVIETTTGGKPAAFFAETIQGVAGVIVPPPDYFRRAAEVIRSYGGLFIIDEVQAGFGRTADRWFGIEHWGVEPDIMVMAKGIANGFPVGATVTRPEIAEAWQGPSISTYGGNSISMAAMRATLGVMKSENVPARAAERGAQLRAGLEELKRTHDWIGEVRGMGLMQGIEMVADRDGRAPDGERAGALLEAAREERLLIGRGGLIGHVIRIGPSLLISEDEMAEGVRRLAAACRRIDG